One region of Frankiales bacterium genomic DNA includes:
- a CDS encoding PASTA domain-containing protein — protein MTVDPVTCQRVCRRLGFPRPLEGVAAGSTIQVHHMVSVNAGAPWPASPATAVLPQVTGMDINTAVAMLTADGLSVDATTASPTGSMVVATQVPGAAATVTRSSTATLTVGDPHSNACKTS, from the coding sequence ATGACCGTTGACCCTGTGACGTGTCAACGGGTATGCCGCCGCCTCGGCTTCCCCCGTCCGCTCGAAGGCGTCGCAGCGGGGAGCACGATCCAGGTCCATCACATGGTCAGCGTCAATGCCGGCGCGCCTTGGCCGGCATCGCCTGCGACGGCAGTCCTTCCCCAGGTCACCGGGATGGACATCAACACGGCCGTCGCCATGCTCACCGCCGACGGTTTGTCCGTGGATGCCACCACTGCCTCGCCCACAGGCTCGATGGTCGTGGCAACGCAGGTGCCTGGGGCGGCCGCGACCGTGACGCGTTCCTCGACCGCGACCCTGACGGTCGGAGATCCCCACAGCAATGCCTGCAAGACATCGTGA
- a CDS encoding response regulator, which produces MTASRRDGSPPEPLTVVSTVVVAGTHVRATRLAQLLEAVGVSVVGTSRSVEDAVTLVSERRPDTVLLDLALDAGGLDLVELVMGRRATPIVLTGAAADNAAAALAAGAVDVVAPGTERLGAAPYARALGRHLRVASRVRVITHPRGRLRERGLGTVLAAPAPPRVVATEQPSGPGDAEEARRARRRRPPIVVIGASTGGPPALAAVLGALPADLPAPVLVVQHMADGFVEGLAKWLDGVVPMPVSVALNGDRLRPGHVVLAPSDGNLVVEGGLRIRIEEPHPAQFHIPEIDRTLRSVAEVCRERAVGVLLTGMGRDGAAGMLALRRVGAFTIGQDERTSAVWGMPAAAAALDGLDVELPLPEISERILLAVERLCVPEAV; this is translated from the coding sequence GTGACGGCGTCGCGTCGTGACGGCAGCCCGCCCGAGCCGCTCACCGTCGTCTCGACGGTGGTCGTGGCCGGCACGCACGTGCGCGCCACGAGGCTGGCCCAGCTGCTCGAGGCCGTGGGCGTCTCCGTGGTCGGCACGAGCCGCTCGGTCGAGGACGCCGTGACGCTCGTGAGCGAGCGACGTCCCGACACCGTGCTGCTCGACCTCGCCCTCGACGCCGGCGGCCTCGACCTCGTCGAGCTGGTGATGGGACGACGGGCCACCCCGATCGTGCTGACGGGTGCGGCCGCCGACAACGCCGCGGCGGCGCTCGCGGCCGGGGCCGTCGACGTCGTCGCCCCCGGCACCGAGCGCCTCGGCGCCGCGCCCTACGCCCGGGCCCTCGGGCGGCACCTGCGGGTGGCCAGCCGGGTGCGCGTCATCACGCATCCTCGCGGGCGCCTGCGCGAGCGGGGCCTGGGCACCGTGCTCGCCGCGCCCGCCCCGCCGCGGGTCGTCGCGACCGAGCAGCCTTCGGGACCGGGCGACGCCGAGGAGGCGCGCCGGGCGCGCCGCCGGCGGCCGCCGATCGTCGTCATCGGCGCCTCCACGGGCGGCCCGCCCGCGCTGGCCGCCGTGCTGGGCGCGCTGCCCGCCGACCTGCCCGCCCCGGTGCTCGTCGTGCAGCACATGGCCGACGGCTTCGTGGAGGGGCTGGCCAAGTGGCTCGACGGCGTCGTCCCGATGCCGGTCTCGGTGGCGCTCAACGGCGACCGGCTGCGCCCGGGCCACGTGGTGCTCGCACCCAGCGACGGCAACCTCGTGGTGGAGGGCGGCCTGCGGATCCGCATCGAGGAGCCGCACCCCGCGCAGTTCCACATCCCGGAGATCGACCGCACGCTGCGCTCGGTGGCGGAGGTGTGCCGCGAGCGGGCGGTGGGCGTGCTGCTCACCGGGATGGGTCGCGACGGCGCGGCCGGGATGCTCGCGCTGCGGCGCGTGGGGGCGTTCACCATCGGCCAGGACGAGCGCACGAGCGCCGTGTGGGGCATGCCCGCCGCCGCGGCCGCCCTCGACGGGCTCGACGTCGAGCTGCCGCTGCCGGAGATCTCCGAGCGCATCCTGCTCGCGGTCGAGCGCCTCTGCGTGCCCGAGGCGGTGTGA